The following coding sequences are from one Bifidobacterium sp. window:
- a CDS encoding aminopeptidase P family protein, whose product MGGEQSLTVEGDSKDLEDRVNNRTLRPVSSTFKEFMTEGWDSQEPQQHALESSSYTPSRLQSLGKRFPGERLVIPAGSLKTRNNDCDYAFRPDTTFAYYTGLGEDFEAGAVLVLNPVANGSTESQQGQTHTATLFVHPRADQSTEDYYRSSQYGEYWVGPRPGLAELSAMTGIHTADIAQLADALGKDVGTEEGAVRLRVVRDADPQITQMVEDTRWENGCDDPDFNTASDGKLHEFAAEERMIKDSYEIAEMRKAVNATKLGFDRILERLPKVADKPRSERMLEGAFNSIARERGNDVGYGTIVASGSHAPVLHWMRNNGTVHNGELLLIDAGVEVNSLYTADITRTFPVGGSFSPLQRKIYETVLSAQQAAFDIAKPGVTYSDIHHTVMRVLAEALHDWGILPVSVEESLSPSGQQHRRWHACGCAHHLGLDVHDCAQARYESYQDAPIEAGMIFTIEPGLYFKENDLLVPPEFRGIGVRIEDDVLMTEQGPEWISAGIPKSVEGVEQWMAQQAARKTSSAE is encoded by the coding sequence ATGGGTGGGGAGCAATCGTTGACTGTCGAAGGGGATTCCAAGGACTTAGAGGATCGAGTCAACAACCGCACACTGAGGCCAGTTTCTAGCACGTTCAAGGAGTTCATGACCGAAGGTTGGGACTCTCAAGAACCTCAGCAGCACGCACTGGAATCTAGTTCTTACACACCATCCAGACTGCAATCATTGGGCAAACGTTTCCCTGGTGAGCGCTTGGTTATTCCAGCGGGAAGTCTCAAAACTCGCAACAACGATTGCGACTATGCCTTTCGGCCAGACACCACTTTTGCGTATTACACCGGTTTGGGAGAAGATTTCGAAGCTGGTGCGGTACTAGTACTCAACCCAGTAGCCAACGGTTCGACAGAATCTCAACAGGGACAAACGCACACAGCGACATTGTTTGTGCACCCGCGTGCAGATCAAAGCACTGAGGATTATTACCGTTCTTCTCAATATGGTGAATACTGGGTTGGTCCTCGTCCAGGACTTGCAGAGCTCTCCGCGATGACTGGTATTCATACTGCGGATATAGCACAGCTCGCAGATGCTCTAGGCAAAGATGTGGGCACCGAAGAGGGAGCCGTGCGTCTGCGAGTGGTTCGAGATGCAGATCCTCAAATCACACAAATGGTTGAGGATACACGTTGGGAAAATGGTTGTGACGATCCTGATTTCAATACTGCAAGTGATGGCAAACTCCACGAATTCGCTGCAGAAGAACGCATGATTAAAGATTCATATGAAATTGCTGAAATGCGCAAAGCAGTCAATGCTACAAAGCTTGGTTTCGATCGTATTCTTGAACGTTTGCCAAAAGTTGCTGATAAACCTCGCTCAGAGCGCATGCTTGAAGGTGCATTCAACTCTATAGCCCGAGAACGTGGCAATGATGTCGGTTATGGGACCATAGTTGCCTCTGGTAGTCATGCTCCTGTATTGCATTGGATGCGCAACAATGGCACGGTACACAACGGAGAATTGCTGCTTATTGATGCGGGAGTTGAAGTTAACAGCCTCTATACTGCTGATATCACTAGGACTTTCCCTGTAGGTGGATCCTTCAGCCCCTTGCAACGAAAAATCTATGAAACGGTGCTTTCTGCACAGCAGGCAGCCTTTGATATTGCTAAGCCTGGTGTCACATACAGCGATATTCACCACACTGTCATGCGTGTGCTAGCCGAGGCTCTACATGACTGGGGAATTCTGCCAGTCAGCGTTGAAGAGTCGCTCAGTCCTTCTGGACAACAGCATAGAAGGTGGCACGCATGCGGTTGTGCTCATCATCTGGGTCTAGACGTGCACGATTGCGCACAGGCACGTTACGAGTCTTACCAAGATGCACCTATTGAGGCTGGAATGATTTTCACCATCGAACCGGGTCTCTATTTCAAAGAAAATGATCTCTTAGTGCCACCTGAATTCCGAGGAATCGGCGTACGTATCGAGGATGACGTCTTGATGACCGAGCAGGGTCCTGAATGGATTTCAGCAGGCATTCCTAAGAGCGTAGAGGGCGTAGAACAGTGGATGGCGCAGCAAGCAGCAAGAAAGACATCATCCGCTGAATAG
- a CDS encoding NUDIX hydrolase: MTTPSFVLDIRKKIGHDMLWLCGVTGYVVDAQDRILLGRRVDTGEWALVYGIIEPGEEPADTVVREIKEETGIDAVPTDLVSVKSSPRVITYSNGDKAMYMDHLFLCSVDPDGNTEAFVGDDESLSVGWFDLDDLPTPLAQSTAERMRYVHEYQANLAQGDSHALFAYNPSNDDSASLTPR, from the coding sequence ATGACAACACCATCATTCGTTCTTGATATTCGCAAAAAAATAGGCCATGACATGCTCTGGCTGTGCGGGGTAACCGGCTATGTGGTTGATGCCCAAGATCGCATTTTGCTCGGGCGTCGGGTAGACACCGGCGAGTGGGCTCTTGTCTATGGCATCATTGAACCCGGCGAGGAGCCAGCCGATACTGTTGTGCGTGAAATTAAAGAGGAAACAGGTATTGACGCTGTTCCAACAGATTTGGTGAGTGTGAAATCATCTCCGCGAGTCATAACATATTCAAACGGTGACAAAGCCATGTATATGGATCACCTGTTTCTATGCAGTGTGGACCCTGATGGCAATACTGAAGCGTTCGTGGGAGATGATGAAAGTCTGAGCGTTGGCTGGTTCGACTTAGACGATTTGCCTACACCTTTAGCTCAATCCACTGCTGAGCGTATGCGCTATGTTCACGAATATCAGGCGAATCTTGCACAAGGCGACAGCCATGCACTTTTTGCCTACAATCCTTCAAACGACGATTCTGCGTCCTTGACACCACGCTGA
- the nagA gene encoding N-acetylglucosamine-6-phosphate deacetylase, whose protein sequence is MTTASIRQQQVSQITHAMTSEARPLAIQHARKVDASGICEHFWMVADEGRIVATGTRDDDLASAIANMQTQQSSSSALDKSEEQAPLSHISASGLEIVDAQGATLTPGYIDIHSHGAWEHSFDDGEEAIAVARAGHAVHGTTRQVLSLITNPLDVMCNNLRTVAAVCAQRPDCIGAHLEGPFLAVSRKGAHDPDCLREPQEELVEQLLEAAHGCIRQITIAPELPHGIEAIARFRDMGVIPAIGHSDADYVTTKRGIDAGAGILTHIFNAMNGIGHRQPGPIPAVLEDSRVQVELINDGFHVHNPVVELAFKLFPHRLALITDSMAATGCADGRYTLGKLAVNVENGHARLLSNGAIAGSTLTLDIAVRRAIEQIGISEVDAVAAATLGPAHALELDRPNQVTAYPLGLLSAGYAADALLMAPQSWRVASAWCQGRRIVV, encoded by the coding sequence ATGACAACAGCATCAATCCGACAACAGCAAGTTTCTCAGATAACTCATGCCATGACGAGCGAAGCGCGCCCCTTGGCAATTCAGCATGCAAGAAAAGTTGATGCAAGTGGTATCTGTGAACATTTTTGGATGGTGGCAGATGAGGGACGCATTGTTGCAACTGGGACAAGAGATGATGATTTAGCATCTGCGATAGCCAATATGCAAACTCAGCAGAGCTCAAGCTCAGCGCTAGATAAGTCCGAAGAACAAGCACCGCTTAGCCACATCTCTGCGTCCGGCTTGGAAATCGTCGATGCACAAGGGGCTACGCTAACTCCTGGCTACATTGATATTCATTCGCATGGTGCGTGGGAACATTCCTTTGACGATGGTGAAGAGGCTATAGCTGTTGCCAGAGCAGGACATGCTGTGCATGGGACAACGCGTCAAGTACTTAGCCTGATTACTAATCCGTTGGACGTCATGTGCAATAACCTGCGCACTGTTGCTGCTGTTTGTGCTCAGCGACCAGATTGCATTGGAGCACATTTAGAAGGCCCATTTCTCGCAGTATCCAGAAAGGGAGCACATGATCCTGACTGTCTGCGAGAGCCTCAAGAGGAGTTGGTTGAGCAGCTCTTAGAAGCTGCTCATGGCTGCATCCGTCAAATTACTATCGCGCCTGAGTTGCCTCACGGGATTGAGGCTATTGCCCGTTTTCGTGATATGGGAGTGATTCCTGCTATAGGGCACAGTGATGCGGATTATGTGACAACAAAGCGTGGTATCGATGCGGGCGCGGGAATCCTTACACATATTTTTAATGCTATGAATGGGATAGGGCACCGTCAACCAGGGCCAATTCCTGCAGTGTTAGAGGATTCCCGGGTGCAAGTTGAACTCATCAACGACGGCTTCCATGTTCACAATCCTGTGGTTGAGCTAGCATTCAAGCTTTTTCCTCATCGGCTAGCTCTGATCACCGATTCTATGGCTGCAACGGGGTGTGCAGATGGGCGATATACCCTCGGTAAGCTAGCTGTGAATGTGGAGAACGGTCATGCTCGTTTGCTGTCGAATGGTGCGATTGCGGGTTCAACGTTAACGCTAGATATTGCCGTTCGCAGAGCAATCGAGCAGATTGGCATCAGCGAAGTTGACGCAGTTGCTGCTGCGACGCTGGGGCCGGCCCACGCTTTGGAGCTGGATCGGCCGAATCAGGTGACTGCGTATCCTTTAGGATTGCTCAGTGCTGGCTATGCAGCCGATGCTTTACTCATGGCTCCACAATCGTGGCGAGTTGCATCAGCGTGGTGTCAAGGACGCAGAATCGTCGTTTGA
- the nagB gene encoding glucosamine-6-phosphate deaminase: MAEVIIVNSQQDAGEIYAQCVADLIAAKPDCVLGLATGSSPLAAYQQLARKVRDSKLDVSRVRAFALDEYAGLNPEHPQSYRSTISRTVVEPLGLNPDNVHVPNGNLDTIKEAGAEYDAAIAQAGGVDIQILGIGTDGHIGFNEPGSSLASGTRIKTLTEQTRIDNARFFEGDINKVPSHCITQGIGTILRARHLVLLAFGAGKAEAVAETVEGGISAFCPASALQLHPHATVIVDDAAASRLRNRDYYKYAFTNKPAWQKI; this comes from the coding sequence ATGGCAGAAGTAATTATCGTTAATAGTCAGCAAGATGCTGGCGAGATATACGCACAGTGCGTCGCTGACTTGATTGCTGCCAAGCCAGATTGTGTACTCGGTTTGGCTACAGGTTCCAGCCCTCTGGCTGCGTATCAGCAGCTCGCACGCAAAGTTCGAGACAGCAAGCTGGATGTTTCGCGAGTTAGAGCTTTCGCACTGGATGAGTATGCGGGACTAAATCCTGAACATCCTCAGTCATATCGCAGCACTATCAGCAGAACGGTTGTGGAACCATTGGGACTCAACCCCGATAACGTCCATGTTCCTAACGGCAATTTAGACACCATCAAAGAGGCGGGTGCAGAATATGATGCAGCAATCGCTCAAGCTGGGGGAGTGGATATCCAGATTCTTGGCATCGGGACAGACGGTCATATTGGTTTCAACGAACCTGGTTCATCCTTGGCTTCTGGGACCAGAATCAAAACGCTCACCGAACAAACGCGTATAGATAATGCACGATTTTTTGAGGGTGATATTAACAAAGTGCCTTCACATTGCATCACGCAAGGAATTGGAACGATTCTACGGGCTAGGCATCTGGTTCTACTAGCTTTTGGAGCTGGTAAAGCCGAAGCTGTTGCAGAAACAGTAGAGGGTGGTATTTCAGCATTTTGCCCAGCCTCGGCGCTGCAATTGCACCCACATGCCACAGTAATTGTGGATGATGCTGCTGCATCGCGTCTGCGCAATCGTGACTATTACAAGTATGCCTTCACGAATAAGCCTGCTTGGCAGAAGATTTGA
- a CDS encoding ROK family protein — protein sequence MMATSDMLDFGSPIAHSSPSIVDNTATHPLPQMHVSQGYIGIDVGGTKIEGVVLDDHSTVLESMRSTSPQGELAVNTELIAMIEDLIQRCTNRGISLAGIGIGIPGRINPHTGDVSHAVNLSISGMHLQADLESKFPGIPISVENDVNAAALGAWTVLDGNRASQLAFINFGTGLACGIVQSGSVQRGVSGAAGEIGHLAIEEHNLLCKCGQRGCLETVASGSAVARLWPVERGHPMQDLILHQEAGDEQACQTLDMVVHAMTKAILTVALSVDPDRIVLGGGLMKTGESLFNRIVIDLESRAETSPFITSLGLSKRLSLSPKDQAIGAIGAAVISVNRA from the coding sequence ATGATGGCAACAAGTGACATGCTTGACTTCGGAAGTCCTATAGCACATAGCTCACCATCAATAGTCGATAATACGGCTACTCACCCCTTACCTCAGATGCATGTATCGCAAGGATATATCGGTATCGATGTTGGTGGCACAAAAATCGAGGGTGTTGTGCTAGACGACCACTCCACTGTGCTGGAAAGTATGAGATCTACCAGTCCGCAAGGAGAGTTAGCTGTCAATACAGAACTCATAGCGATGATTGAAGATTTGATTCAACGGTGTACCAATCGTGGTATTTCGCTTGCTGGTATCGGCATTGGTATTCCTGGACGGATTAATCCGCATACAGGTGATGTTTCTCATGCTGTAAATCTCAGTATTTCTGGTATGCATTTACAAGCAGATCTTGAATCTAAGTTTCCTGGAATCCCGATAAGTGTGGAAAATGATGTGAACGCTGCAGCCCTAGGAGCGTGGACAGTGCTCGACGGGAATAGAGCCTCACAGCTAGCCTTCATCAATTTCGGAACAGGTCTTGCATGCGGGATTGTCCAATCTGGCTCAGTGCAGCGAGGTGTGAGCGGAGCTGCAGGTGAAATCGGTCATTTAGCGATTGAGGAGCATAACTTGCTCTGCAAATGTGGGCAACGAGGATGCCTTGAGACAGTTGCTTCTGGATCTGCAGTAGCGAGGCTGTGGCCTGTCGAGCGTGGACACCCAATGCAGGATTTGATATTGCATCAAGAAGCAGGAGATGAGCAAGCTTGTCAAACGCTAGACATGGTCGTTCATGCAATGACGAAAGCGATACTCACAGTTGCACTCAGCGTTGATCCCGACCGCATTGTGTTGGGAGGAGGATTGATGAAAACAGGGGAATCGCTGTTTAACAGGATTGTTATTGATCTCGAAAGTAGAGCTGAAACAAGTCCTTTCATCACGAGCTTGGGATTGTCGAAACGGCTGAGTTTATCGCCGAAAGACCAAGCAATTGGTGCGATTGGTGCAGCAGTCATTTCTGTAAATCGTGCTTAA